The genomic segment cagcacacttgaaaaatatttgtgcaaacacatgagttttaattgatttcacaaataatgtaattgacttaaaactgttgttttgccacactttAAAGTTCAACTTAAGTGCTTGTGCCTTTTCATTTCCGAAACCTTATGTTATGCATACATAGATAAAATCACATATCAATCACATTGTTATGCATTAATCAACATAGTATGTTCACATACATGCTTTAACAAATACAACACAGTAAGCATATAAGCATGTAACATGTAACATAGTACAACCACATGAGTTTTTATTaactatgtgttgtcatcatcaaaaacacaaatatcacAAAGATTGTGGGTTCAACTAAATCTGTGCTCCCCCTGTCAACAATCTCAATAGATGATTTAGAGCAGCAACTGTAGGAACATGGACACACCAACATACTACTTCAGGCCAGAACTGTTTAGGAACCTTTTTTTCATACAAAACTGTATGCACCGGATTCATGATGGTGCGATTCTTTCATTCAATAACACCATTTTGGTACGGAGTGTAAGCAATTGTCAATTGCCTGGATATACCTTGTTGAGTGCAGAAATCTGAAAATTCTGGAAGTGAATTCTCCCTCTCTATCAGTTCTAAGGCAAGTAATAAAGGCACTGACTTCCTTCTCTACATTGGCTTTGAAGCTCTTGAAGGCTGTGACTGCTTCAAATTTCTCATGTAGTAAATAGATCCAAGCTTTACGtgaataatcatcaataaaactTAGAATATACCTTTTTTTAATGTGAGAGGATGGTGAAATAGGGCCATAAATATTTGTATGAATTAATTGAAGCTTTGTGAAGGCCCATCACATGCTTTACTTTGCACCATATCTCTATGTTGTTTGCCTACTAAGCAGGCACTGGAAATCTCTTTGGGTGGTTTAAAGATGGTAATCCTATCACCATTTGCTTGTTAGCTAATGTACCAAGACTTTTGAAATTTAGATGTTTGAATCACCGATGCCATAAGTGAGTTTCTGCTTCTGAAATTTCCTCAATTTGAAGGCAGCAGGACTAGAGTGAAGCAGATAGGTAAAACAAGCGATTTCCCTTCATGTTGGTTTGCATAAGGAGTCCGTGTTCTGGATGGAAAACCCTTGCACATGCTATTTTGAATTAGGACAGACAAACCCTTCTTTTGTAGTTGTCCTAGGCTTATGAGATTTGTCTTAAGTCCTGGTACAGAATAAACGTCTGATATAATATGAGGAGTGCCATTAACTTCAATTCGAACACTCCCTTTTGCAGTGACAGCTAGGGTCGAATCTTTGCCGAGTTGACCGTTCTATTAAGTCCTTCTTCCTGTATTTTCGTGAACCATAGCTTATTACCGGTCATGTGATTATTGCAACTTGAGTCTAGAAACCAATCCTCCTTTTGTACAATTTGTGTTTCCTCATATGCAACCAAaagaatttcttcttttgtctCTCCTTCTGTAAATGACACGTAATCAGCCTTTTTCTCCAATTCAAGGCATTCATATTGATAGTGCCCTAACTTATGACAATAAAAGCACTCAATGTGTGCTTTATTTTGCACATATCTTCCATGTCCCCTACCACATCCGCGACCTCTGCCGCGACCGCGACCACGACCAACTACTGGTTTCTCTTCATGAATAACTTTTAGCACCTGTTCATCTGGATGACTGTCTTGCATCCTTTGCTCATGAACAAGTAGACTACCATGAAGTTCATCAAGGCTGAGGGTATTCAAATCATTGGATTCCTCAATTGAACACACAACGTAGTTAAACTTTGGGGTTAACAATATGAGAATTTGCAAACCATCATGCTTGTATTAATCTCTTCACTATTGGATTTCATCTTATTAACAATATTGAGCGTTAGTCCCAAATAAGTGTCCACCTTCTCACCCTCCTTCATTCCTAGCAGCACGAATTCATGGCGCAAAGCTTGTAGTTGAGCACACTTCACTCTTGTGGACCTTTGGTACTTTTGCTACATCGACTGCCATATGGCTTGAGACGTGCTCTTGTCTAATATAGTTTTAAGAATCTCCCTTTCAATAGCTTGAAACAAATAACTCTTCACTTTGAGATCTTTAAGATTGGCATCAGATACATTCTTCTGTGGCGCTTCTGTTGGCGTAGTTCCAAGCTTTGGAATTCCTTCCTCTATAATCTGCCATAACTCTTTGCTTCGTAGAAAATTTTCCATTGTCATGGCCCAGAAATAAAAATGACCATCAAATCTTGGGATGTCTGGTTGTACAAATTTTTCAGCCATTCTCTTCACTCACTTTTCTCTATACACACTCAAATTACACTTTTCTCACCCCTATTTCACTCGTGCACACTTCTGTATCAGGCCCCTTacaaagctctgataccaattgttaaaAACTAGGTACGTAGAATAAAATTTTTCTAAgtgtatattttattgaataactAAGTGAGACTTATAAAAGCCAAAAAACTAGTACATCAAAACTACTCTGCATAATGGGCagttattgaaattaaaaacgACACTAGGAATAAAAATCTGCAACAGACTAATGACTAACTCTCCCTAATAAATAggagatttattttaaaacattaaaagcTTAAAATAATCAACAGTTACCAAGCTTGATGTTCTTTAGGCTAGATGTTCATTCCTTTTTCATGCACATAGGCTGTTTGAAGAAACATCTTGTACAACTGCCTATTTATGGAATGCTTTGCTTAAGAGTTACTTTACGGAGGGTAGATGGGTAGAGACATTATCTCTATTCTATCAAATGAGTGCCAACATAGTCTCAAGTGAGGAAATACTTGACAATTACACATTATATATTGCTCTAAAATCATGTGTAGGCTTGTAGAAGCTTGAGAAGAGGAAAATGTTTCATGGATTTCTCGAGAAGGAGGAGATATATAATGACATGTGTGTAGGGTCTGCGATGATGGAATTTTACTCAAAATGTGGACAAATGAATGATGTTGTGAATGTGTTTACTGAGTATTCAGAACCAAATGTGGTTTTATGGAGTTCAATATTACTGATTACGAGCAGAATGAAAGCCCTGAATTAACACTTACATTTTGCCCCCAAATTGTTGTGTTGGAACAACTAAGTCCTGATATAGTAACAGTTGTTAATGTTGTTTCTAATTTTCTGATTTTAACATTAGAAGTGtacaaaaattttaacattGAGTTTGATTGATCTTAGTAAAATGCTCACACTTAAAAGTCGTAATCATGAACATGTTTTCTACATAACgaaatatataaagaataagTTCATCTGTGATTGAAATTGCGTAAAATAACATGCAAAGTCCAACATGTTATCTTTACATGTAAGGAAATAAGTGATTTCTCCACactcaaaaatatattcatatggAAACAATTGATATTGAGTAAATATGTATATATGGTTATGCttgaatattatattacatataTACATGTAATGTTTCCATGTTTACTTACGTATCTTGCAAAAGGATGTGCAACCTTTCATTCCTAATTTTGAATGTGAATTTGAGATTAAGTTAAGATAAATCATCTTTCAAAGATTTGTGATCATAACACCAAGTACAAAAAGAGGTATTATTGTGGAAGATTAAACCAAGTAATTGACCAAGACTCAAATAACTTATCATTGAATATCCTATCAAGAAAGCATAAAAGAGATATGTTTTTCACTGTGTGGAGTTATCCCACCTTATGAGAATTTATCATCTATATGTGAGAGTCATTCTTGGTACTTTTTGTTATATGTTCTTGGAAGTTAAGTTTGACAACTaaaaaaatactcaaagttCTCAATTTTAAGAGAATATATTAAGGGATAATTAACcattgtttctttatttttttgtaatcaagttcttttattaataaaactttttaagGTTGTATCATATGATCATCTGGTCAACCTTAGACCGGACGGTACAAACAGCCAACCATGCCTTAAACATGACCACAATGACCATCCCTTGACAAAACATATGCAACCTACAAATTGAACGGTCACCCTTCAAAACGATTAAACCTAATATTGATTAACTTACGAAAAACATGATTAGTACCAATTGTCGAGTAGATGATGATAATTAATACgcattaattgttaaaattatcGAGTCTCTACTTACTTTGACATCAAAGTATTATCTATTGTTAACCTCTCAACTTGACCAAAGGAGATTCAGGACAAACAGTGACAAAGACAAACATTTGGATTTTCAGAAGTTAACCTCGATCTTACAACTGAAACAAAAGTGTTTCTTAAGATTGAATGTAGGATAATACGAAAAAAAATCCTTTATCGTCTCAAGCTAGAACTTACGTGGACCCTCGTTAGTGGTGGAGACATCATAACGTTTTTACACTCTTTGAATGTgtataatattaatatgatGATGTTCCTTCCAGTCTTTGACCTATTTTGTTATGGTGGACCGATTCAGTCTAATATTAACGGGCAAGACCAAACCAAAATTGTCTAGATAAATCGTTCGAAAGTGATCAATAACCACTAAATAACTTTCTCATTAGCTAATCCTAAGTCTCGAGACATTGTTGTTATAGACTAACACTAAGAATAACTGTAATAACTCGAACTAGTAGTTGAAAAATatcaaagaagaaaaggttgagTGTTGTTCCTTCCAAAGGATTTTTCTTCATGGAAAAATGTATAGGTGGTTGAGTTTTCATGGAGGCTCTGTTCCCTTTCCATTTAAAAGATATTcataaagatatattttaatatagactgatttcattttttaaaataatttatttgaataaaataattcaaacttATTGAATTACAacttttctatttaaataaaatatttcaattattaccaaatcataaattttatttaatatttaaaaataattaataactcAATATCagagttgtttttcttttcactttgaTCAAATATACAATAGAAGTCTGAAGAATTTTTTAGTTGACATTAACAAAAGCTTTCCTTAATTAAGCTAAAGCTAACCATGGTTATTTTAGCTAAAATGgataaagattattttttttcaatgttattagtagaagttaatttttaatattgatggtcagtatttttttttaactaacaGCTTAATAAGTTTTGCtgaaaaactcattttattttttagacaGAATTTAAAATcctataactttaaataaatacttttctttcctaaatttctaaattttaatttcctttcaaatattttattcaaattttattttaagacaattcaaattcttttataaaactaaattaccCTCTAAAAGGTTTACATCCCAACACACTATTATTATTCTACCCAATGGCCTTTTCTAAGGATCTCTATCCTcttccttttaaaatttttagacTGGTTAATCACACTGTTTTTGCTTTATCAGCAGATGGATAATAAGaaaatcctatatatatatatatatatatatatatatatatatatattttttttttttttttttttctttcagtgAGGCCAACAAGAAGCCATATTGTATGGCAAAGAACAAGGAAAGAGACAagtaaatggaaaagaaaatactaaGATGATCTTTTTGATGTTTTAGTCAACATATTTGTGATAAAACCATAGAAATACTCAACCAAGTCTAAAGAAATACACTTGAGGCTCAATTTCAATTTATGTTATCAAACAGAAATAAAGGTtcataatataaacaaattgttCAAACTTCagaaatgtttaaaaataattagtcttTTTTAATAAACCTTTTTAATCACCGTTATGTTTACCTTGTCAAAATTGGGTACGTATAGTCACCGATGTTTTAACTAATCATTCTTGGAACTTCCATCCAAATTTCCACTAATCAAACTCCTGCCAGAATTTTCCCTTCTGAAACCCTCATTAAAATCTTCACTTTTCAAGCTTCTATTCAAATCCCCATTTCTTCAGAGCTGCTTCATTCATAAATCTTTGACTTCTCACTTGATCACCTTCCCATGATTAGTGttgaaaacttaattttatattatctcGAGTGATGACTTCATTCCCAACATTTcacatacttaaattttttcataCTAACATTATTATGTACAAAGACAGAGCCACAATGCTTACGGATAGTAAATTAGAAAGAACGCTTATTGCGGAGCTGCTGACACTTAGCTGTCCCCCATTGATGTATTCATCCTTGCTCGTAGTCACAGAAACATTTACAGACAAAGAACCTAGCATCAAATGAAAATTCAAGACACaataaagaattatatatataatctttgcAGGAGTAGAGTTTCTCTGGTGAACTTACAGTCATAGTTAGCCCATCCAATTCGTTGATGTGCCAAGTCATACACAACTATCTTATCTTTTAGGACAAGATCTGCCAAATCAGTTGAAACAATTTTGATTAGTTTCGAATCATCATGGTAGATCACTTGTATATCTGATAAAATTGATGCATTATttacagaaaagaaaacatggcCTGGCCAATTTACGATTAGCATAATTATGACGCTCTCAAGTACAAAAGTAGAATAATTTCTTTTACCACAACACTGATTTTTTTAGTacttgaatgatgaaaatgagaCAATCTACCTTTTCTGGATCATATTTTATTCCATCAGAATGTTGCTGAACTCAGAAAATCATCTATCTACAATTACTTTTGAAGAATTTTTGTAACAACAATGGGTTATGCGAAATTGTGCAGAAGCAACAAGCCATAAGTTCTCAGTGGTATATGATGGCACTAGCTGTTTACCACTGGTacagaaaacatattttaagacatttttcttattctctttttaagaGCCCCATTTCATAATCATGATTtgtgatttcttttattttcattgcgTTCTGCGGTCTTTATTCTGTGAAAAAATGTCCAGCATCTAACCTCCTAAAATTGAAACTCCCTCCTGTACGTTCTGGAAACCGATGCACCACATTTCAGCACCATCCTGTTTAAGCAGAAGGCACCTCAGCATATAAGCaacatataatttcaaataataactTCCTTATTCAAATGTATGAGTTATTTAACAGACATACTTACACGGTAACCATTATGCATAAGGTACTGCTCTGGTTTTAAAATCATTGAAGCTCCACCCTCAAAATTTAAACTGACTGAAGGGAAAATGTCACCTATACTGTAAAACATAAACTCTAATGAGTTATGGGAAATCCTAATAGGAAAGTTTTGAgaaaaaattcattcaaaagtCTCAACAATTATAGTATTCATAATGACCTGGTTGTGACCAGATAACACTGACTTCCTTTGGAATTAGTTTGCTGAGCAGATTGTGACACGGCGGTAGTTATCTACACATTCGTTTAGAATTTCAAGATCACTATATGTTATAGATAAGGTAAAAAAATATTCCTTATAATGTAGGGTaagtaaataaaaggaaaattttatttgCCTCCTTGAAAACCCCCtcttaataatactaatataatatagaaaagAGTGTGAACCTTAATAAGATGTTTAATTGGTGGGGGTATCCAAAATCTATCACTGAAACATCAAAACTTAATAccagaaagaaaataaaaggtatAAGAATCCAAATGAACTCAGTGGGAAAATATGTTAACCAGAATATttagaaaacataaaacaaaagataTGCAAACAACAGTGTAAGAAACTATCCTCACTATTTACAATTTCTCATGATGGACAAGAAAAAGGACAATATTGAGCTCAACACAGTAAAATACTTCAAGATTTTGCCCAAGAAACTTACAGCAGTGACTAGAGGATCATAAGCTTCTTGAACAAGATATGCCAACGTTGTACCACAGTCAACTATAGTTCCTCGGTCATTAGACGTTGCAAATACAGCTGGATTAATTGGAAGGAGTTGCCCATTGACAGCAATACTCTGAAGATTCAAGTTGTAATGAGGCCTGAGATTTGATCAACCAGTCAAATACACTGCAATATATCTCATAGAGAACCACAGATTATTTGACAGAGACAAGAAAttatttgatagagataaaaccaGCATAACAAGTATTTTTAATGACATTTTTTGAGAGCAATATTACTTAAACTCAAAAATAACTTACATCTATTATAATTTAGGATTTTCCTCAACCTACTGTCTCTCCTTAATTTCCCTCCCCAAACTACTTAACTTTCAGATCATACAATATTATTAtccttataaaaatatataagtttttatattatagtataGTTACATGTATCAATaacataaaagtataaatatattatttacaacttatgaaataaaaagatttgaaaaatataacaaaatatctgattatttctatttatattccAATTCAAGATTCATCTCAACCATTTTCTCGCCTATTATTTTCTAcccatttcaatattttttcttcccTATTTTTTCCTGTCAGTTTGaatatcctttttttttctgctaaattacaaataaaactagcttcattaaattaaaacaatacatcttatcttttcaattatattcatttatatatatttggcttctgaaaaaatagtttaaaatggTTTAGCATTACCAGGTTGATTCAAACATTTTCCCCAAGAGTGTGGCATGTGACAACTTTGTGCTTGTGTAAGTGAAAATGGATGAGAAACTAAAGGGATTTTGATACGAGAGCATCTGTAGATCCATAGGTTTCTTAAAGACAATATTATCTTCAGAAACCGAAAGGATGTTTCTTCCCCGTGAAAGGCATGAACCCAAAAGTGTTACGATCTTCCAGGATcactaatattatataataagaataCTATCCTAAATCAAGAATAggataaatacaataaaatcaaaataacgCATCAGAAATTAACAGTTTAGGTTAAAAAAAGACAATCTCAACCCACCAAAAATTTCATATTGGGGTAAGTTACCAACTAACCAggtaaagaaaatgagaaaagaaatgaAGAGAACATACTGTGATGGAACAAGTGGACTATAAACAATACTTGACTCCTTTATTTCGCCAAGAACTAGAATGCCTCCTCCATCACCATCTCCTTTCAAGCAATGAGAGAAGACTTTGGGTGTTATTCCGCGTGATGACAACTGCGATACAACAGATAGAGCACCTGGACCAAACCCAAAAATTCCATCAACTGCTTTTTCTGTCTTAGTCAGATCTCCAGACTGATAGATGCTACACCTGTTTCCAATACAATCAACCAAAACAGTctcattcaaaacaaaaatgggaAAATCCATATCAAATATTAGCATAAACAGGGAGCTATATGCAAAATAAACCAGAAGAGAAGCCACAGAAAAAAGAATGAACAACAAACATCAACATAAGCAAGGCCTTTCATTAACCTTTTCTCccagtttattaaaaaaatcaaccaATTGACAAATATTACAATGCCAATTTAACCTCCACCTTCCCATCTCCTCTGTTTTTCATTCTTACAAAGCGTATCCCACATACAGTTCTACTCTTCATACATTCCCAATCTCATATTCAGTGTACACACCTTTATTCACAATAATAGACAAGCATAATGACTCACCCAAAAACAATGGTAGCCGAAGAGTTAACCGGTGGAAGTGGAGGCTGACCCACGATCAAGTTAAAATACAATGCATCCGAAACATAATAACCTGCAGTCCCACTTCCATCTCCATACTTAAAGGCGTAGCTGCATTGATTAGCCCTCGTGGAGCACTCAGCAGAAGCACCTTGAACCCCGGTAGTGCATATCGGGTCCGTGCAGGACACCAACGCAGCGGTGGACGACCCAACCGTGTCAAAGAAATTAAGCTCAATCTGCTCACCACAAAACACAACCAACAAAATCCTCAACACATTAATctccaaataaaaaatattagttccCACCAAAGCACCATAAAGTAAGTATGCATGATAACAAGAAGCTCAACACATTAAGCACCAAAATCAAAACCAAATTCACAATCCTCACCCCTAGTTCACTAGACTGGGGACAATTACTGCAAGTATTGCAATTCACCCATAATATATCACTCCCCGTATCAATCTGAACGTTAAATTCTTTAGGAGGTGTTCCCATCTTCACTTTGGTATAATACAACctgaacaaaaacaaacaaaaatcaccaCCATATTCAATAATATCACTCTCAATAagtcaattaaataaataaataaacaaaacttaGCACTAAAGTATATAAATGTATCTTTGTTTtccacattttaaaaaaagaaatttcaatGGATTACCCGTACCCAGCGGTGTTTGGATCGGATGTTCCTTGGACTGCTAAGTCGACTATTCCGCTCAACATTCGGGCGTGGCGGGCTCTGTCAAGAGCCCTCAGCTCCGCCACCTCAGCGCGGTGGCTGAGAGGAATGCTCCTCTCGAGAGGTAGGAAAGCGCCGTGCACCGCCGACACCAGCACGGCGATCACCGCCAACAGCGTAGGAATGCAACACCGCATTATtgttagtatttttaaattGCGTGTGGTTTTGGGTTTTGTTTTGCCTAATGGGAATGGCGAAGGACTCGGTGCATTGTAAGTTGAAACGTAGAGAatagagaaaaattgaaatgaaaagcTTTTCACAGAATTTTCTTTGCTGATTATGGAAAATTAGCTCGATTCATGTTGCTTATTAAGTAACTCACAGGGCAACACTGTCACTTGGGTTTTTCTAATATCTATAAATTCactcatcaaattttaattatattttcattttaaaattattatcaatatcCTGTAGATTTAGGGTACTAACTATATTTATTACTGCAGTAGTTTTcacttaaaaaactaaataatcgtatatttttaaaattacattttaattatatatatatatatatatatatatatatatatatatatatatatatatatatatatatatatatatatatatatatatatatcttttggTGGTATGTGCGTATTCAACATAGACCATCcgttatataatatatttttttatactgtGACAGTAGGAATCTAATCATTACGTtaatttattactatattttttatttataatatttgaattataaacttaaaataattgagttacCATTTAATCGAATAActtgttaataaaatatctcCTCCGCCtgaaatgtaataaaatatcttaCCACTGTTTCATTAACATAAATTATGCaattatttttgagaaaaaaaagagaaaaaatacaTAACTAGGATAATGATTTATGAAAAAACTTTATTTCCACTTTGAgaaattacaaataataataggAAAACTAAGAGGGGAATAAAGGTAAATTTAAACTAGTGGGAAGTTGTACGCTGACACAATGCTTTAGCCTCTCAAACTTTTCAAATGAAAAGGGAACGAAGATTccatataattattaaagttcTCTGTTTCTAAGTAGCATTTAAATAAAGTATagttcataaattaaatttttactttatttcatttGCGGGAtctttattaaactttttatatttcttggtttaaaatttgataattttctataaataattgtctaaaattttgtttaattgattatatgatAACTTATAGGTGTTAATTAAACTGATAGAGTTAGAAAAATGAGGTAAAAAAGATATTGGTGAGATCCATACATCATCTATATGAAAAGAGACCCTTTAACGCTAGGTTGttcctttttcattattgtatagTTTATTGTATGCACCAAAAACATGATATATGGATGAAATATCATATCATATGGTAGATCATAGGGAGAATATAACAGTGTACTTGTCacattacttatatatataatttatctttgGAGAAGAGATTATGGGACCTTATTACAGGAACTCCGATTGAAAATTGCAACAACGTTAAGTGAGCATAGCATGATCGAAGAAGATGGAAAGAGACATGTGGGAGCAGATACAGTGATTTGCCTCAATCATAGGGACTTGAAAGAGACAAGATAATCATTTCAGTAAATTCAATTcacattcttaattttattttgcatCACAGATAATATTAGCAAACACATGATAAAAGTGCTcatttttgcttttctttcttaatcaaattttaGTGGATTTGAAGGAACAATtgtgtatttatttattattagaataaaCTATAGTaggataatttaaaaaagtaatttatttatttggtgaattttaattcttttatagtAAAATGATTTGTTTGGAAAAACgttaaaagaaa from the Vigna angularis cultivar LongXiaoDou No.4 chromosome 3, ASM1680809v1, whole genome shotgun sequence genome contains:
- the LOC108324936 gene encoding aspartic proteinase 36 isoform X2; translated protein: MRCCIPTLLAVIAVLVSAVHGAFLPLERSIPLSHRAEVAELRALDRARHARMLSGIVDLAVQGTSDPNTAGLYYTKVKMGTPPKEFNVQIDTGSDILWVNCNTCSNCPQSSELGIELNFFDTVGSSTAALVSCTDPICTTGVQGASAECSTRANQCSYAFKYGDGSGTAGYYVSDALYFNLIVGQPPLPPVNSSATIVFGCSIYQSGDLTKTEKAVDGIFGFGPGALSVVSQLSSRGITPKVFSHCLKGDGDGGGILVLGEIKESSIVYSPLVPSQPHYNLNLQSIAVNGQLLPINPAVFATSNDRGTIVDCGTTLAYLVQEAYDPLVTAITTAVSQSAQQTNSKGSQCYLVTTSIGDIFPSVSLNFEGGASMILKPEQYLMHNGYRDGAEMWCIGFQNVQEGVSILGDLVLKDKIVVYDLAHQRIGWANYDCSLSVNVSVTTSKDEYINGGQLSVSSSAISVLSNLLSVSIVALSLYIIMLV
- the LOC108324936 gene encoding aspartic proteinase 36 isoform X1 produces the protein MRCCIPTLLAVIAVLVSAVHGAFLPLERSIPLSHRAEVAELRALDRARHARMLSGIVDLAVQGTSDPNTAGYGLYYTKVKMGTPPKEFNVQIDTGSDILWVNCNTCSNCPQSSELGIELNFFDTVGSSTAALVSCTDPICTTGVQGASAECSTRANQCSYAFKYGDGSGTAGYYVSDALYFNLIVGQPPLPPVNSSATIVFGCSIYQSGDLTKTEKAVDGIFGFGPGALSVVSQLSSRGITPKVFSHCLKGDGDGGGILVLGEIKESSIVYSPLVPSQPHYNLNLQSIAVNGQLLPINPAVFATSNDRGTIVDCGTTLAYLVQEAYDPLVTAITTAVSQSAQQTNSKGSQCYLVTTSIGDIFPSVSLNFEGGASMILKPEQYLMHNGYRDGAEMWCIGFQNVQEGVSILGDLVLKDKIVVYDLAHQRIGWANYDCSLSVNVSVTTSKDEYINGGQLSVSSSAISVLSNLLSVSIVALSLYIIMLV